One window from the genome of Rhodococcus sp. ABRD24 encodes:
- a CDS encoding DUF4352 domain-containing protein, with amino-acid sequence MTDPNQSHPGQPYPQDQYPPQPPAKKKRKVWPWIIVGVPILIFGGCTVAMVSAVGGDKDAAVSSGPGEAAARSANGGPDFPGKLNKDTSALAGDTITRDNLAYTVTPLEQASSVIGNNLCSNVTIKNVGDKQNDFNGYLDWKMQDPNGAIRDATFAPDKELLNSGQLAPGGQASGSVCFDARQGSAPGTYVVLFNDTFSLSSDRIAWVNTL; translated from the coding sequence ATGACCGACCCCAACCAGTCCCACCCCGGACAGCCGTACCCGCAGGATCAGTACCCGCCGCAGCCGCCGGCGAAGAAGAAGCGCAAGGTGTGGCCCTGGATCATCGTCGGCGTCCCGATCCTGATCTTCGGCGGCTGCACCGTCGCGATGGTCTCCGCAGTTGGTGGAGACAAGGACGCCGCGGTGTCCTCCGGACCCGGCGAGGCAGCAGCTCGGTCCGCCAACGGTGGCCCGGACTTCCCGGGCAAGCTCAACAAGGACACCTCCGCGCTAGCCGGTGACACCATCACGCGCGACAACCTTGCCTACACGGTGACGCCGCTCGAGCAGGCGAGCAGCGTGATCGGAAACAACTTGTGTAGCAACGTCACGATCAAAAACGTCGGCGACAAGCAGAACGACTTCAACGGCTACCTGGATTGGAAGATGCAGGATCCGAATGGCGCAATCCGTGACGCAACTTTCGCCCCGGACAAGGAACTGCTGAACTCCGGACAACTAGCTCCCGGTGGGCAAGCCTCGGGCAGCGTCTGCTTCGACGCACGCCAGGGTTCGGCCCCGGGGACCTACGTCGTGCTGTTCAACGACACCTTCTCTCTGTCCTCGGACCGAATCGCCTGGGTCAACACTCTCTAG
- a CDS encoding histidine kinase translates to MFCTLMTLGLSADSGNVHDLNIGLGLTLNLAAAVALVWRHERPWLVLAIALAGPLFFSTDATAALIVLYAIAGSERGERLAAAAVGVFLACGVSLTYDANRTRDNSVLTIASTKPEKGAPKPEWDIALWIPWFVAAMLVAIVVGIALLKHTRTELAEAEHSRDRAHSQSHAMRDEMIRTEERTRIARDMHDTLAASLSRISLFAGALQVNGADNPEKVANTASMIRSTAHNALDDLKNIVGVLRGTAAAGTRASSHQGIDTVADLVQSARAAGLHTTLFTDLRPGDIGTVTGHVAFRVVQESLTNAQKYASDQTVRIAITGADDDGIRIDIRNTLSSQPPVVPLGSRAGLHGLSEQTRDIGGTLNAGVLGNEFVVDCWLPWYA, encoded by the coding sequence ATGTTCTGCACCTTGATGACTCTCGGTCTGTCTGCGGACTCAGGGAACGTCCACGATCTCAACATCGGTCTCGGGCTGACATTGAACCTTGCGGCGGCCGTGGCGTTGGTGTGGCGGCACGAACGCCCGTGGCTGGTACTCGCGATCGCGTTGGCCGGGCCACTGTTCTTCTCGACCGATGCCACGGCCGCGCTGATCGTGCTCTACGCGATCGCTGGATCCGAGCGCGGCGAGCGGCTCGCCGCCGCAGCGGTGGGCGTGTTCCTCGCGTGTGGTGTGTCGTTGACCTACGACGCCAACCGGACCCGTGACAACTCAGTCCTGACGATCGCGTCGACGAAGCCCGAAAAGGGTGCGCCGAAGCCGGAATGGGATATCGCACTGTGGATCCCGTGGTTCGTTGCCGCGATGCTGGTGGCGATCGTGGTCGGAATCGCCCTGCTCAAGCACACCCGGACAGAGCTGGCCGAGGCCGAGCACAGCCGCGACCGTGCGCACAGCCAGAGTCACGCGATGCGCGACGAGATGATCCGGACCGAGGAACGCACCCGCATCGCCCGGGACATGCACGACACTCTCGCCGCGAGCCTGAGCCGGATCTCCCTGTTCGCCGGCGCCCTCCAAGTCAACGGCGCCGACAACCCGGAGAAGGTCGCCAATACGGCCTCGATGATCCGTTCCACCGCCCACAATGCCCTCGATGACCTCAAAAATATTGTCGGGGTCCTGCGCGGGACCGCAGCTGCGGGCACCAGGGCGAGCAGCCATCAGGGCATCGACACCGTCGCAGATCTCGTGCAATCCGCGCGCGCCGCCGGGCTGCACACCACACTGTTCACTGACCTGCGTCCCGGCGATATCGGCACTGTGACGGGGCATGTCGCGTTCCGGGTCGTGCAGGAATCGCTTACCAACGCCCAGAAGTACGCGAGCGACCAGACCGTACGGATCGCCATCACCGGCGCCGACGATGACGGCATCCGTATTGACATCCGGAACACGCTGAGTTCGCAGCCACCCGTCGTTCCACTCGGTTCTCGTGCCGGCCTGCACGGGCTTTCCGAACAGACTCGTGACATCGGCGGCACCCTCAATGCCGGCGTCCTCGGCAACGAATTCGTCGTCGACTGTTGGCTCCCCTGGTACGCCTGA
- a CDS encoding response regulator transcription factor encodes MTGEDAITVLIADDDPFVRRGVADIFAATTDITVIAGVDDGDRVPAAVATHRPRVVLMDLKMRRIGGLDATRHLMTLPDPPRVIAMTAMDVDDLVIQAVAAGAHSFLSKDEAPETFHQSVRAVASGNTLFSQDSLRRIVANAPHAPQTAFPPPADVGMLSERERDVLRTLATGASNADIAAGLFLSETTVKTHISSVFTKLGARNRVEAALVAFRAGLVH; translated from the coding sequence ATGACTGGAGAAGACGCCATCACCGTGCTCATCGCCGACGACGACCCGTTCGTCCGCCGCGGCGTAGCCGATATTTTCGCCGCCACCACCGACATCACCGTCATCGCGGGGGTCGACGACGGCGACCGCGTCCCTGCCGCAGTCGCCACTCACCGGCCCCGCGTGGTGTTGATGGACTTGAAGATGCGGCGCATCGGCGGACTCGACGCCACCCGGCACCTCATGACCCTCCCGGATCCGCCTCGAGTGATTGCGATGACCGCAATGGACGTCGACGACCTCGTCATCCAGGCAGTCGCCGCCGGCGCACACAGCTTCCTGTCCAAGGATGAGGCCCCCGAAACGTTCCATCAGTCCGTTCGCGCAGTCGCGTCCGGGAACACCCTTTTCAGCCAGGACTCCCTACGCCGCATAGTCGCGAACGCACCCCACGCACCTCAGACGGCCTTCCCGCCGCCTGCTGATGTCGGAATGCTCAGTGAACGCGAACGCGACGTGCTGCGTACCCTCGCCACCGGCGCCTCGAACGCCGATATCGCGGCGGGACTGTTCCTCAGCGAAACGACAGTCAAGACCCACATCTCCTCCGTCTTCACCAAACTCGGGGCCCGCAACAGGGTCGAAGCCGCCCTCGTCGCCTTCCGGGCCGGCCTCGTCCACTAA
- a CDS encoding Fic family protein, with product MTPELAALIERIMSFEPKIQAEWDGLPVRARSHYLHRMVIDEIQATNEIEQVRSTRKEISEAIKVVQSEQPLANKRFAEMVRLYLDIGNDQAESPQTLDDIRAVYDEVTRGEIRDEDAPDGKRFRQGPVSITSGIEVVHTGVLPESAIDDALTLMLSQGRDDSIPRLIRAVVAHFVFEYTHPFYDGNGRTGRYLLALDLGQVLAPYASLALSATVADNKDRYYRAFSDAENPLNRGDLTPYLIDMLEIIAEAQHRLLLDLSERRQKIDILAARIGVLVDDEQFPLNLGLDRESTPPIDSDAIGHVLFTLGQAHYFDANRAVKLNTLAEVVGRSSQFIRPRLRRLDDAGIIETVTKRPLRFRLTARGVSLLELDGE from the coding sequence ATGACACCCGAACTCGCAGCGCTGATCGAACGGATCATGAGCTTCGAGCCCAAGATTCAAGCCGAGTGGGACGGGCTGCCAGTCCGCGCGCGCAGCCACTACCTGCATCGCATGGTGATCGACGAGATCCAGGCAACGAACGAGATCGAACAGGTCCGCTCGACCCGGAAGGAGATCAGCGAGGCAATCAAAGTGGTGCAGTCGGAACAGCCTCTCGCGAACAAGCGGTTCGCGGAGATGGTGCGGCTATACCTCGACATCGGCAACGACCAGGCCGAAAGTCCGCAAACGCTCGACGACATCCGGGCCGTCTACGACGAGGTAACCCGGGGCGAGATTCGCGACGAGGACGCCCCCGACGGGAAGCGGTTCCGGCAAGGACCAGTGTCGATCACATCAGGAATCGAGGTCGTGCACACCGGAGTGTTGCCCGAATCTGCGATCGACGACGCCCTGACTCTCATGCTGAGCCAGGGGCGCGACGACTCGATCCCTCGGCTGATCAGAGCAGTGGTCGCGCACTTCGTCTTCGAGTACACGCACCCGTTCTACGACGGAAACGGCCGAACCGGGCGCTACCTTCTCGCGCTGGATCTCGGACAGGTGCTGGCTCCGTATGCGAGCCTGGCATTGTCGGCGACGGTCGCCGACAACAAGGATCGCTACTACCGGGCGTTCTCTGACGCAGAGAATCCTTTGAATCGCGGAGATCTGACGCCCTACCTGATCGACATGCTGGAGATCATCGCCGAGGCGCAACATCGCCTGCTGCTCGACCTCTCCGAGCGCCGGCAGAAGATCGACATACTCGCGGCGCGTATCGGCGTTCTGGTGGATGATGAGCAATTTCCGCTGAACCTGGGACTCGACCGGGAGTCGACGCCGCCGATTGACAGCGACGCCATCGGTCATGTCCTGTTCACCCTGGGCCAGGCCCACTACTTCGATGCGAACCGCGCCGTCAAGTTGAACACCCTGGCGGAGGTGGTGGGTCGATCCAGCCAGTTCATCCGCCCGCGACTTCGGCGCCTAGACGATGCCGGGATCATTGAGACGGTTACGAAGAGACCGCTGCGTTTCCGGCTCACAGCGCGCGGCGTATCGCTACTCGAACTGGACGGGGAGTGA
- a CDS encoding thioredoxin domain-containing protein: MSSKKPKSVKYNPQPTSSKATYIVGGIAILVIAALVVGGVLWSTNKGKTRNEGYGAVQNSAVQVAMEDAGVVRLGLPEVTNTIDVFEDPMCPFCAQLEEKHGQEVAQAIDEGKLAVRYHILNFLDRLSASGDYSTRAVAASQCVAETGNAIAYSKFHGELFSPANQPEEKGKSDLSNDDLAGLARDAGAGDDAATCITGGERLPQAAADAETGRQALAASGATGTPAVVHNGQVIDALGNDNWVAQVSQ; this comes from the coding sequence GTGAGTTCGAAGAAACCGAAGTCGGTCAAGTACAACCCCCAGCCGACCTCCAGCAAGGCCACCTACATCGTCGGCGGTATCGCAATCCTTGTGATCGCGGCGCTGGTCGTCGGCGGCGTCCTGTGGTCGACCAACAAGGGAAAGACCCGTAACGAGGGCTACGGCGCGGTACAGAACTCCGCGGTCCAGGTGGCAATGGAGGACGCCGGGGTGGTCCGGCTCGGTTTGCCCGAGGTGACGAACACGATCGATGTGTTCGAGGATCCGATGTGCCCGTTCTGCGCGCAGCTCGAGGAGAAGCACGGTCAGGAGGTGGCACAGGCCATCGATGAGGGCAAGCTTGCGGTTCGCTACCACATCCTCAACTTCCTCGACCGGCTCTCGGCCAGCGGTGACTACTCCACCCGCGCTGTCGCTGCGTCGCAGTGCGTCGCCGAGACCGGCAACGCGATCGCCTACTCCAAGTTCCACGGCGAGCTGTTCTCCCCGGCCAATCAGCCGGAGGAGAAGGGCAAGTCGGATCTGTCCAACGACGACCTCGCCGGCCTCGCCCGTGACGCGGGCGCCGGCGACGATGCCGCGACGTGCATCACCGGCGGCGAGCGCCTGCCGCAGGCCGCCGCGGACGCCGAGACCGGTCGCCAGGCGCTTGCGGCCTCCGGGGCCACCGGCACCCCGGCCGTTGTCCACAACGGCCAGGTGATTGATGCGCTCGGCAACGACAACTGGGTGGCCCAGGTGAGCCAGTAA
- a CDS encoding MauE/DoxX family redox-associated membrane protein yields the protein MLIRIMSLLARFGLAAVWLISGWIKFIDPTQTIVAVRAYQLLPEDLVRPVAYAMPMLEIALGLFLILGLAVRLTAAVSAAALLVLISVIISVWARGLSIDCGCFGGGGVADVDAWDYAREIARDIGFLALAVWLVVFPRSPFSLGPRSQGPFSVPAQPAMAE from the coding sequence GTGTTGATACGCATCATGAGCCTGCTGGCGCGCTTCGGACTGGCCGCCGTGTGGCTGATTTCCGGGTGGATCAAGTTCATCGACCCGACTCAGACCATCGTCGCCGTCCGGGCCTATCAGCTACTGCCCGAGGATCTGGTCCGTCCCGTCGCGTACGCGATGCCGATGCTCGAGATCGCGCTGGGGTTGTTCCTGATCCTCGGTCTGGCAGTGCGCCTGACCGCAGCGGTGTCGGCCGCGGCGCTGCTGGTGCTGATCAGCGTCATCATCTCGGTGTGGGCCCGCGGCCTGTCGATCGACTGTGGTTGCTTCGGCGGGGGAGGCGTGGCCGACGTCGACGCCTGGGACTACGCCCGGGAGATCGCCCGGGACATCGGATTCCTGGCGCTCGCGGTGTGGTTGGTCGTGTTCCCTCGCAGCCCATTCTCGCTCGGTCCCCGCTCACAGGGGCCGTTCTCAGTGCCCGCTCAGCCGGCAATGGCAGAGTAG
- a CDS encoding MFS transporter — protein sequence MANSMMSPANTDTKLPKEIWVLVVSAFIVAVGFGIVAPALPQFARSFDVGYTAASAVISAFALMRLLFAPMSGRLVQRLGERPTYLTGLIITAMSTGACAFADSYWQLLVFRGLGGIGSTMFTVSALGLLIRMSPPGGRGRVSGVYSAAFLIGTITGPLFGGALVRFGLRVPFVIYAVALLIAAAVVYFALRKSHLAEPQGDSELRMMTLREGLRSPMFRATLGSNFVSGWVIFGVRIALVPLFVVAALDGDETTAAIALTVFALGNASVLIKSGPMSDRIGRRPFVLLGLALSGLSTIGMGFADNVIVFYIATAVCGIGSGVMGPAQQAAVADVVGSKARGGPLLAAFQMVNDVGAFAGPLVAGYLAQQWSFGVAWAVTGAIMLLPMISWFFVPKGRAVDDTAVDAGSAGNADADEHAGKTCGSDGDRT from the coding sequence ATGGCAAACTCGATGATGTCCCCGGCGAACACCGACACGAAGCTTCCCAAGGAGATTTGGGTTCTCGTCGTGTCGGCCTTCATCGTGGCGGTGGGATTCGGGATCGTGGCCCCCGCACTGCCTCAGTTCGCGCGCAGCTTCGATGTCGGATACACCGCGGCCAGCGCCGTGATCAGTGCCTTCGCGCTGATGCGGCTGCTGTTCGCGCCGATGAGTGGGCGGCTGGTCCAGCGGCTGGGGGAACGGCCCACGTACCTGACGGGCCTGATCATCACTGCGATGTCGACGGGTGCCTGCGCGTTCGCGGACTCCTACTGGCAGCTGCTGGTGTTCCGTGGTCTCGGCGGTATCGGCTCGACGATGTTCACGGTCTCTGCGCTGGGCCTGCTGATCCGGATGTCCCCGCCGGGCGGGCGGGGCCGGGTGTCCGGGGTGTACTCGGCGGCGTTTCTGATCGGCACCATCACCGGTCCGCTGTTCGGTGGTGCGCTGGTCCGGTTCGGTCTGCGCGTTCCGTTCGTGATCTACGCCGTCGCGCTTCTGATCGCCGCCGCTGTCGTCTACTTCGCGCTCCGCAAGTCGCACCTGGCCGAACCGCAGGGCGACAGCGAACTGCGCATGATGACACTGCGGGAGGGCCTGCGATCGCCCATGTTCCGGGCCACACTGGGATCGAACTTCGTGAGCGGGTGGGTGATCTTCGGCGTTCGCATCGCGCTGGTTCCGCTGTTCGTCGTGGCCGCCCTGGACGGCGACGAGACGACCGCAGCAATTGCCCTCACCGTCTTTGCGCTCGGCAACGCCTCCGTTCTGATCAAGTCCGGACCGATGTCGGATCGGATCGGTCGCAGACCTTTCGTGCTGCTCGGGCTCGCACTTTCCGGCCTGTCCACGATCGGGATGGGTTTCGCCGACAACGTCATCGTCTTCTACATCGCGACTGCGGTGTGCGGTATCGGGTCGGGCGTGATGGGCCCGGCGCAGCAGGCCGCGGTGGCCGATGTCGTCGGATCCAAGGCCCGTGGCGGCCCGCTCCTGGCCGCGTTCCAGATGGTCAACGACGTCGGCGCGTTTGCGGGTCCGCTGGTCGCAGGTTACCTGGCCCAGCAGTGGTCGTTCGGAGTCGCGTGGGCGGTGACCGGCGCGATCATGCTGCTGCCGATGATCAGTTGGTTCTTCGTTCCGAAGGGGCGAGCCGTGGATGACACCGCAGTGGACGCAGGATCAGCCGGGAACGCCGACGCCGACGAGCACGCTGGCAAGACATGTGGTTCCGACGGCGACCGCACCTAG
- the pgm gene encoding phosphoglucomutase (alpha-D-glucose-1,6-bisphosphate-dependent): MVHERAGQVALPEDLEDLAHLVSAYYTHTPDPADPMQQVVFGTSGHRGSSLDSAFNEAHILATTQAIVEYRATQGITGPLFLGRDTHALSEPAWATALEVLVANDVVVVIDSRDGYTPTPAVSHAILRHNATGSATRADGIVVTPSHNPPRDGGFKYNPPHGGPADSDVTAVIADRANDLLRAGLSGIARVPLMRALEVARRYDFLAEYVDDLPSVLDLDAIRASGLRIGADPLGGASVDYWGAIAERHRLDLTVVNPLVDATWRFMTLDGDGKIRMDCSSPHAMASLIAARDRFDLATGNDADADRHGIVTPDGGLMNPNHYLAVAIDYLYTYRAGWSPTTKVGKTLVSSSMIDRVAGGLGRPVVEVPVGFKWFVPGLLDGSLGFGGEESAGASFLRHDGTVWTTDKDGILLALLAAEITAVTGQSPSVRYRELTRQYGDPAYARIDAPATREQKAALSKLSPEQITAAELAGEPVTATLTAAPGNGASIGGIKVTTENAWFAARPSGTEDVYKIYAESFRGPDHLAQVQAAAQDVVSRALGLG; this comes from the coding sequence ATGGTGCACGAACGAGCGGGACAGGTGGCGTTGCCGGAGGATCTGGAGGATCTGGCGCACTTGGTGTCCGCGTACTACACGCATACCCCCGACCCGGCGGACCCGATGCAGCAGGTGGTGTTCGGCACGTCGGGCCATCGGGGCTCGAGCCTCGATTCCGCCTTCAACGAGGCGCACATCCTCGCGACGACGCAGGCGATCGTCGAGTACCGCGCTACGCAGGGCATCACCGGCCCGCTGTTCCTCGGCCGTGACACACATGCCCTGTCGGAGCCGGCGTGGGCGACGGCGCTCGAGGTTCTCGTCGCCAACGACGTTGTGGTGGTGATCGATTCGCGCGACGGCTACACTCCGACGCCCGCGGTCAGCCATGCGATTCTGCGGCACAACGCCACGGGTTCGGCCACCCGTGCCGACGGCATCGTCGTCACGCCTTCGCACAATCCGCCTCGGGACGGCGGCTTCAAGTACAACCCTCCGCACGGAGGGCCCGCGGACAGCGATGTCACCGCCGTGATCGCCGACCGTGCCAACGACCTGCTGCGCGCCGGCCTGTCGGGGATCGCCCGGGTGCCGCTGATGCGGGCGCTCGAGGTGGCGCGGCGTTACGACTTCCTGGCCGAGTACGTCGACGACCTGCCCAGCGTGCTCGACCTCGACGCGATCCGGGCGTCCGGCCTGCGGATCGGAGCCGACCCGCTGGGCGGCGCGTCCGTCGACTACTGGGGGGCCATCGCAGAGCGGCACCGACTCGACCTCACCGTGGTCAACCCGCTCGTCGACGCCACGTGGCGGTTCATGACCCTCGACGGCGACGGCAAGATCCGGATGGACTGCTCGTCGCCGCATGCGATGGCGTCGCTCATCGCGGCCCGGGACCGGTTCGACCTGGCGACCGGCAACGACGCCGACGCCGATCGGCACGGCATCGTCACCCCCGACGGTGGTCTGATGAACCCGAACCACTACCTTGCCGTCGCGATCGACTATCTCTACACCTACCGGGCGGGCTGGTCGCCGACGACGAAGGTCGGCAAGACCCTCGTCAGTTCGTCGATGATCGACCGGGTGGCCGGCGGGCTCGGCCGCCCCGTCGTCGAGGTGCCGGTCGGCTTCAAGTGGTTCGTGCCGGGACTGCTGGACGGTTCGCTCGGCTTCGGCGGCGAGGAGAGCGCGGGCGCGTCCTTCCTGCGGCACGACGGCACCGTGTGGACCACCGACAAGGACGGCATCCTGCTCGCGCTGCTGGCTGCGGAGATCACCGCCGTCACCGGGCAGAGCCCGTCGGTTCGGTACCGCGAACTCACCCGGCAGTACGGTGATCCCGCGTATGCCCGCATCGATGCGCCCGCGACGCGCGAGCAGAAGGCGGCGCTGTCGAAGCTGTCGCCGGAACAGATCACCGCTGCCGAACTCGCTGGGGAACCGGTGACCGCGACGCTTACCGCGGCGCCCGGAAACGGCGCCTCGATCGGTGGGATCAAGGTCACCACCGAGAACGCGTGGTTCGCGGCCCGGCCGTCCGGAACGGAGGACGTCTACAAGATCTACGCCGAGTCCTTCCGGGGCCCCGATCATCTCGCACAGGTGCAGGCCGCCGCTCAGGACGTGGTGTCCCGGGCATTGGGGCTGGGCTGA
- the crcB gene encoding fluoride efflux transporter CrcB: MTVLWVALGGGAGAGLRYLAGRHLSSYGSFPVPTFVVNAVGSLILGLLAGATLAPAVFALLATGFCGGLTTYSTFATEAVGLARVRRPVTSVVYVAASLTVGIGFAWLGFRITA; encoded by the coding sequence GTGACGGTGCTGTGGGTCGCGCTCGGCGGCGGCGCCGGCGCGGGCCTGCGGTATCTCGCCGGCCGGCACCTGTCCTCGTACGGCAGTTTCCCGGTGCCCACGTTCGTCGTGAATGCCGTGGGGAGCCTGATCCTCGGGCTGCTGGCCGGCGCGACACTGGCGCCCGCCGTGTTCGCCCTGCTGGCCACCGGCTTCTGCGGCGGACTCACGACCTACTCGACGTTCGCGACCGAAGCGGTCGGACTCGCTCGCGTGCGGCGGCCGGTCACGTCCGTCGTCTATGTCGCGGCCAGTCTCACCGTCGGTATCGGATTCGCGTGGTTGGGGTTTCGGATCACCGCTTGA
- a CDS encoding CrcB family protein: protein MAETRALAVVVAGGAVGASGRYLLSQQFPGIWTVMLINIVGSLLLGVLAAVLGPDRLWRLFLGVGVLGGFTTFSTFAVDVVQNPGSAVVYILATLVPALLAARLGMAIGEVWHTRRGTAS, encoded by the coding sequence ATGGCCGAGACGCGGGCGCTGGCCGTGGTGGTGGCGGGCGGTGCTGTGGGCGCGAGCGGTCGGTATCTGCTGTCCCAGCAGTTCCCCGGCATCTGGACCGTCATGCTGATCAACATCGTGGGCTCGCTGCTGCTGGGCGTCCTCGCTGCGGTACTCGGCCCCGACCGGCTGTGGCGGCTGTTTCTCGGAGTCGGGGTCCTGGGCGGGTTCACTACGTTCTCGACATTTGCGGTCGATGTAGTGCAGAACCCGGGATCGGCCGTCGTGTACATCCTCGCAACGTTGGTGCCGGCGTTGCTCGCCGCGCGTCTGGGCATGGCGATCGGTGAGGTGTGGCACACGCGACGGGGGACGGCGTCGTGA
- a CDS encoding DUF1295 domain-containing protein gives MDGFDWSGFALVSITSLLAAAILMVITAAFGFRWGRHNVVDVSWGAGFVLIALIAAAFGDGDAWRRWLLAGLVAVWGLRLASHMARRSSGHGEDPRYKRMLDDAGGNRTLTAIRKIYLTQGLALWFVSLPVQVSAVTHGSLGVFTAVGAVLWLVGVMFESVGDAQMSAFKADPSNRGTIMDRGLWGWTRHPNYFGDACVWWGIYLIAAQTWPGVLTAASPLAMTYFLVYATGARLLEQHMAERPGYREYQARTSYFLPRPPRP, from the coding sequence GTGGACGGATTCGATTGGAGCGGTTTCGCACTCGTGAGCATCACGAGCCTGCTCGCCGCGGCGATCCTGATGGTGATCACCGCGGCGTTCGGGTTCCGCTGGGGCCGGCACAACGTCGTCGATGTCTCGTGGGGTGCGGGCTTCGTGCTCATTGCGCTCATCGCGGCGGCCTTCGGCGACGGTGATGCCTGGCGCCGGTGGCTGCTCGCGGGACTTGTGGCGGTGTGGGGGCTGCGGCTGGCCTCGCACATGGCGCGGCGGTCGAGCGGGCACGGGGAGGATCCCCGATACAAGCGAATGCTCGACGACGCCGGCGGGAACCGGACCCTGACTGCAATCCGCAAGATCTACCTCACACAGGGACTTGCGCTGTGGTTCGTCTCGCTGCCGGTGCAGGTCTCGGCCGTCACCCATGGAAGCCTCGGGGTTTTCACCGCCGTCGGCGCCGTATTGTGGCTCGTCGGTGTCATGTTCGAGTCGGTCGGCGACGCGCAGATGTCGGCGTTCAAGGCGGACCCGTCGAACCGCGGCACCATCATGGACCGTGGGCTCTGGGGCTGGACCCGGCACCCGAACTACTTCGGCGACGCGTGTGTGTGGTGGGGTATCTACCTCATCGCCGCGCAGACCTGGCCCGGCGTGCTCACCGCGGCGTCCCCGCTGGCGATGACGTACTTCCTCGTCTACGCGACCGGGGCCCGACTGCTCGAGCAACACATGGCCGAGCGTCCCGGGTATCGGGAGTACCAGGCGCGCACCAGCTACTTCCTGCCCCGGCCGCCGCGGCCCTGA
- a CDS encoding cyclopropane-fatty-acyl-phospholipid synthase family protein, which translates to MTTTVTVDAPAPTRRDWGDVHQAPSGVRAGAAGRVADALFRHVIARLPVRVYLPGGQYLGDPAADAPTMVLHRPQDFAARVGRSGLIGFGESYMAGDWSAPDLTAVLEVFAARAATLIPRPLQRLRGMVIPKPPGSERNTTRNTRSNISRHYDLSNELFGLFLDDTLTYSSALFPPGTRAPAWDDLAAAQHRKIDRLLDAAGVGEGTRVLEIGTGWGELAIRAAARGATVRSVTLSTEQQELACKRIAEAGLADRVQVDLLDYRQVPGTYDAVVSVEMIEAVGHQFWGTYFRTLDRVLAPGGRVAIQAITMPHDRMLATRNTYTWVHKYIFPGGFLPSVRAIEEITERRTSLRVRQRLSMGDHYARTLRLWDARFTERSDEVEALGFDDVFRRMWHFYLCYSEAGFRSGYLDVQQIVLDRREA; encoded by the coding sequence ATGACAACGACCGTGACGGTGGACGCGCCCGCGCCGACCCGCCGCGATTGGGGCGACGTGCACCAGGCGCCATCCGGTGTGCGCGCCGGGGCGGCGGGCCGGGTGGCCGACGCTCTGTTCCGTCACGTGATCGCGCGCCTACCCGTCCGGGTGTATCTGCCCGGCGGGCAGTACCTCGGGGATCCTGCGGCAGACGCGCCGACGATGGTGCTGCATCGTCCGCAAGACTTCGCAGCGCGGGTGGGGCGCAGCGGGCTCATCGGCTTCGGCGAGTCCTATATGGCCGGGGACTGGTCGGCACCGGACCTCACCGCGGTGCTCGAGGTCTTCGCGGCGCGGGCAGCCACGTTGATTCCGCGTCCGCTGCAGCGCTTGCGGGGCATGGTGATTCCCAAGCCGCCGGGCAGCGAGCGGAACACCACCCGCAACACTCGCTCCAACATCTCCCGTCACTACGACCTCTCGAATGAGCTGTTCGGGCTGTTCCTCGATGACACGCTCACGTACTCGAGCGCGCTGTTTCCTCCCGGCACTCGCGCACCTGCGTGGGACGATCTGGCCGCGGCGCAGCACCGCAAGATCGACCGGCTGCTCGACGCGGCCGGCGTGGGGGAGGGCACTCGCGTGCTCGAGATAGGTACTGGCTGGGGCGAACTGGCGATTCGGGCGGCGGCGCGCGGCGCGACGGTCCGGTCGGTGACGCTGTCGACCGAGCAGCAGGAACTGGCGTGCAAACGGATCGCCGAGGCCGGTCTCGCCGACCGTGTCCAGGTCGATCTACTCGACTACCGGCAGGTGCCGGGCACCTACGACGCGGTGGTGTCGGTGGAAATGATCGAGGCGGTCGGACACCAGTTCTGGGGCACCTACTTCCGCACCCTCGATCGCGTCCTGGCGCCTGGCGGACGCGTCGCGATCCAGGCGATCACCATGCCGCACGACCGGATGCTCGCCACCCGAAACACCTACACGTGGGTGCACAAGTACATCTTCCCCGGGGGATTCCTTCCGTCGGTCCGCGCAATCGAGGAGATTACCGAACGCAGGACGAGCCTGCGGGTGCGGCAGCGTTTGTCGATGGGTGACCACTATGCCCGGACCCTGAGACTGTGGGACGCGCGGTTCACCGAGCGCTCCGATGAGGTGGAGGCGCTCGGATTCGACGACGTGTTCCGCCGGATGTGGCACTTCTACCTGTGCTACTCGGAGGCGGGTTTCCGCTCTGGCTACCTGGATGTGCAACAGATCGTGCTGGACCGGCGGGAGGCGTGA